Within the Streptomyces sp. NBC_00554 genome, the region ATCGCGGGCTGGGGGAACTCGTACGGGCGTACCTCAAGTCCCCAGGTGTCGGAGGCGATCGCTGCGATCTCCGTGCGATGCAGCCAGCCGAGTGTGGTGAAGGAGAGGCCCGGGGCGTCCCCGGCGGCGTACCCGCCCCACTCGCCGAGCCGCCGTACCCTGCCCAACTGCCCGGTGCGGATGAGCACCAGGTCTCCGCGGCGTACGGAGGAGGTGGCGCCCTGGGCCTCGATCGTGGCGCGCAGATGTTCCTCCAGGATCGCGAATCCGTCCGGGAGTTCGCCGTGTTCGTCGCCGACCGCGCGGCCCACGTCGAGCAGGACACCGCGGCCGGTGAAGGCGTTCCTCATGTGCTCGATGCCGGTGACCGAGTCGCCGTCGCCGTTGACGATGGTGCACGGACGGCCGTTCCACGCCTGCTTGTTGTCGTAGATGTGGCCAAGCCCGTCCCACTGCGTTGAGGCCTGGAGCGGCATCACGACATGGTCGTCGGCGCCGCCGAAGCCG harbors:
- a CDS encoding cyclase family protein; its protein translation is MSLGPIEEELAKARSAYRNWGRWGEDDVLGTLNHIDDAMRAHAAGLVRRGRSFSLAQEFNEDGPQRGFRGRINPVHYMKDTGSDAAAGTQGFPHGFGGADDHVVMPLQASTQWDGLGHIYDNKQAWNGRPCTIVNGDGDSVTGIEHMRNAFTGRGVLLDVGRAVGDEHGELPDGFAILEEHLRATIEAQGATSSVRRGDLVLIRTGQLGRVRRLGEWGGYAAGDAPGLSFTTLGWLHRTEIAAIASDTWGLEVRPYEFPQPAMSPLHQIAIPNMGLPLGEMWDLEELAEDCAADGVHEFLLVAAPLPVTGAVGAPVNPIAVK